One window of the Mycoplasmopsis anatis genome contains the following:
- a CDS encoding DUF31 family putative serine protease, with translation MKNKRLKKSNIILFSVIGVSSIVGITYGIVTNLPKKYPQDSFGTLPNKKGYLAEFPIKYKRNEEKIQNTLPSEINKNNLNELIEFSQDVELSMVRPYDSQGCAILGLLIPKGFFSKEKEKAILIIKGLKKSRISLLENEITFENGLSGEYNKYRKNQVMFTVDNGEYTSSANGVFIDYLINNNEDYPLTWYMLTNIHTLNNYWNSNNYYKYQSFFTKAKQDSKFTLYNRLYTDKITQTPKVVFMGFDIFDSNLNKFKEKLHVENYEDDLEEFIDLAIVEVKFDNAEQAKKFTRIDWIDFSHYRYNDLNYLPLDSYFPYSNQYKFQKLKASDTFLYEEENKVKVLEGLQSYLSWNFEENKQLKKPFIYNRFLTNNESIINIKDKKFVDISTAIGINNTAYGAGSSGSLAYIGEYPIIKYADYDDQMGLWIPLWWSEIDRFKKFINEKDINYTLYDDFIIEGYNLIFGGYSNQKNWYLKSFSEIHPDKDTFISKNYLNDFKNGKYKYKYAK, from the coding sequence ATGAAAAATAAGCGTTTAAAAAAATCAAATATCATTCTATTTAGTGTAATAGGGGTTTCTTCTATAGTTGGTATTACTTACGGAATAGTTACAAATTTACCCAAAAAATATCCTCAAGATAGTTTTGGCACTTTACCTAATAAAAAAGGTTATTTAGCAGAATTTCCAATTAAATATAAACGAAATGAAGAAAAAATTCAAAATACATTACCTTCAGAAATTAATAAAAACAACTTAAACGAATTAATTGAATTTTCGCAAGATGTAGAATTATCGATGGTAAGACCCTACGATTCACAAGGTTGTGCTATTTTAGGTTTATTAATACCTAAAGGTTTTTTTAGTAAAGAAAAAGAAAAAGCTATTTTGATCATTAAAGGATTAAAAAAATCAAGAATTAGTTTATTGGAAAACGAAATAACTTTTGAAAATGGTTTATCTGGTGAATATAATAAATATAGAAAAAATCAAGTTATGTTTACAGTGGATAATGGCGAATATACTTCTAGTGCAAACGGAGTATTTATCGATTACTTAATAAATAACAACGAAGATTATCCATTAACATGATATATGTTAACAAATATACATACATTAAACAATTATTGAAATTCTAATAATTATTATAAATATCAATCATTCTTTACAAAAGCAAAACAAGATTCAAAATTTACTCTATATAACAGATTATACACCGATAAAATAACTCAAACTCCTAAAGTTGTGTTTATGGGTTTTGATATATTCGATAGCAATCTTAATAAGTTTAAGGAAAAGCTTCATGTTGAGAATTACGAAGATGATTTAGAAGAATTTATTGATTTAGCGATTGTTGAAGTAAAATTCGATAATGCCGAACAAGCCAAAAAATTTACTAGAATCGATTGAATAGATTTTAGTCATTACAGATATAATGATTTAAATTATCTCCCATTAGATTCGTATTTTCCTTATTCTAATCAATATAAGTTTCAAAAATTAAAAGCTAGCGATACATTTTTATATGAAGAAGAAAATAAAGTTAAGGTTTTAGAAGGATTACAATCATACTTGTCATGAAATTTTGAAGAAAATAAACAACTTAAAAAACCTTTTATCTATAACAGATTTTTAACAAATAATGAAAGTATAATTAATATCAAAGATAAAAAATTTGTTGATATTTCAACAGCTATAGGGATAAATAATACAGCTTATGGAGCTGGAAGTAGTGGTTCGCTGGCTTATATTGGAGAATATCCAATTATAAAATATGCTGATTATGATGACCAAATGGGCTTATGAATACCATTATGATGAAGTGAGATTGATAGATTTAAAAAATTCATTAATGAAAAAGATATTAACTATACTCTTTATGATGACTTTATAATCGAAGGATATAACTTAATTTTTGGTGGTTATAGTAATCAAAAGAATTGATATTTAAAATCATTTAGTGAAATTCATCCAGATAAAGATACATTTATTTCAAAAAATTATTTAAATGATTTTAAGAATGGCAAATACAAATATAAATATGCAAAATAG
- a CDS encoding DDE-type integrase/transposase/recombinase: MKISRQSIYNTRKRDCSTKKWNSTIPEKYRKEILEARRKHKNAGRAKLSKIMQNDFNIVLNERTLGRFLSKNNLNSQIRKRRRTKEIKDINYIGEDLVKRDYNDSQNLNIKCTDITYLPATKDAIQNHVYLSVIIDHRSKLVESFQLSFYNDLDLVMDNLNKNNFNNKTFIVHSDHGFQYTNERFIDKVKSLNERTSYSRIGNSLDNREAEYWFSVLKTEFIRDLNVRNLTLKMLNDEIKKFINYYNNERMQSNLNWKTPKQFAMMS; encoded by the coding sequence TTGAAGATTTCAAGACAATCTATTTATAATACAAGAAAAAGAGATTGTTCAACTAAAAAATGAAATTCTACAATACCTGAAAAATATAGAAAAGAGATTTTAGAAGCTAGAAGAAAACATAAAAATGCAGGCAGAGCTAAATTATCAAAAATCATGCAAAATGACTTTAATATAGTATTAAATGAAAGAACTTTAGGCAGATTTCTTAGCAAAAACAACTTAAATTCACAAATAAGAAAGCGTAGAAGAACAAAAGAAATAAAAGATATTAATTACATAGGAGAAGACTTAGTTAAAAGAGATTATAACGATTCTCAAAATCTCAACATTAAGTGTACTGATATAACATACTTGCCTGCTACAAAAGATGCAATCCAAAACCACGTTTATCTTTCTGTGATTATTGATCATAGATCTAAATTAGTTGAATCATTTCAACTATCTTTTTACAATGATCTTGACTTAGTTATGGATAATTTAAATAAAAATAATTTTAATAATAAAACTTTTATAGTTCATTCGGACCATGGATTTCAATATACAAACGAAAGATTTATAGATAAAGTCAAATCATTGAATGAAAGAACTTCATACTCAAGAATTGGTAATAGTCTGGATAATAGAGAAGCAGAATATTGGTTCTCGGTGTTGAAAACTGAATTCATTAGAGATTTGAATGTAAGAAATTTAACGTTAAAAATGTTAAATGATGAAATAAAAAAATTCATAAATTATTATAATAATGAAAGAATGCAATCAAATTTAAATTGAAAAACACCAAAGCAATTTGCAATGATGTCTTAA
- a CDS encoding IS30 family transposase, whose amino-acid sequence MQNKWKDFVRFWNDEVNYFRKNRFSKDFTKRAIKVSTKAIVNKFKKHYSNSPCPTTSTVYKCLKSNEFSLSIDILQFLSVGKYRKRTLKTQKSSLKNAIPIHQRPEEANNRTTEGHYELDTVIGKREDKYCLVTLLDRKSRRLYSVRSLKTSLAVKEALIKIIKNNALKIKTLTIDNGSENVLLHEVINQNNLYKCDTYCSYQKGSIENIHRHIRRYIAKGISMNKFSEEKIQIIINRINEYLLLISK is encoded by the coding sequence ATCCAAAACAAATGAAAAGATTTTGTTAGATTTTGAAATGATGAAGTAAACTATTTTAGAAAAAATCGATTTAGTAAGGACTTTACAAAAAGAGCTATAAAAGTTTCTACAAAAGCGATTGTTAATAAATTTAAAAAACATTACTCTAATAGTCCTTGTCCTACGACAAGCACTGTATATAAGTGCTTAAAGTCAAATGAGTTTTCATTATCTATAGATATTTTACAATTTCTTTCGGTAGGAAAATACCGAAAGAGAACTCTTAAAACTCAAAAAAGTTCTCTTAAAAATGCAATTCCGATTCATCAAAGACCTGAGGAAGCTAACAATAGAACTACGGAAGGTCATTATGAACTTGATACAGTTATTGGTAAACGTGAGGACAAGTATTGTTTAGTTACTCTCTTAGATAGAAAATCTAGAAGACTTTATTCAGTTAGGTCGCTAAAGACTTCATTAGCGGTTAAGGAAGCATTGATTAAAATTATTAAAAATAATGCATTAAAAATCAAAACTTTAACAATTGACAACGGCTCCGAGAATGTGTTGCTGCACGAAGTTATTAATCAAAATAATTTATACAAATGTGATACATATTGCTCATATCAAAAAGGTTCTATAGAGAATATTCACAGACATATTAGAAGATACATCGCTAAAGGAATTTCGATGAACAAATTTTCAGAAGAAAAAATTCAAATAATAATCAATAGAATTAACGAATATTTATTACTTATCTCAAAATAA
- a CDS encoding DNA-directed RNA polymerase subunit beta': MMNNFEESKKIEKIILSLATDEDVLEWSNGEVTKPETINYKSYKPERDGLFDELIFGPTTDYKCPICNTKYKRSDENSVCSKTTACEKYKPKILPKITRRSRMGHIHLHNPVVHFWFFKIDHSIISKLLGLKVSDTNKIVTKADLEKLIYYKSHIVLEDGGLKALKKNTIIDINEAASIYESVLHEMLDMYPKDSEEYEDIALALSELRQYAASQMGKDYGIDFYEYNDIIHEYSNAKIGTGSQAIEYLLTHIDLEEEAKKVTEEIELINNSIPVGETLTGTKVQERTKLYKRLTIINSFIKSGQKLTSMLIYNLPVIPADLRPLVQLDGGRHSTSDINELYRRIIIRNNRLEKWNASDAPMLIKQNEYRMIQEAVDALIDNARKKPSPVVSKDSRPLKSISDAITGKKGRFRQNLLGKRVDYSGRSVIVVGPTLKMHQVGIPREMAAKLFEPWVIKEIIKSNEGINSIKAAKKKVESLDPMIWPYVERAIEGRPVLLNRAPTLHRLSIQAFEPVLIRGKAIRLHPLVTTAFNADFDGDQMAVHVPISDEAVREARELMLASKNILGPKDGEPIINPSQDIILGLYYLTLEKENAKGEATYYSSMSDMLNAYERGYITLHTRVVLPIKEVNKDQLQLDPNKKYVISTPGKFILNNAFPSDFEFVFGKRVTKKVTTDSNGDVKVSESEKIHTSLNNVDEYTLPYEVNFSEYIKNLPTNTALSKKDIVKIVRKVYEKYVAVVTMEDIASVINEVNRENYKDLFTKCAELKDYKNEPINQVHANTIAKLIKKHFAEIDAISTRKNKGLQKEWTVSNYTELLEKVWFDYTNKVAKILDKIKDLGFHYSTKSGTTISMNDVTTVPSTKEKIKDGEAYANKLKEYFEKGYLTDDERYILTIQKWSEVKESIEADLKVVTKSDMNNPLFTMFLSGARGNISNFVQLAGMRGLMTNNTKILKADAANDRVVRSIIEIPVKSSFLDGLTGYEFFSSTHGARKGLTDTALNTAKSGYLTRRLVDVAQGIVVREDDCGSDFGFIVKDIKDTKTDTVIESLSERIEGRFTNRAIYDENGELIAAANTLITPEITERIINDAKATEVEIRSVLSCHTRNGVCKKCFGKDMATNRIVNIGEAVGVVAAQSIGEPGTQLTMRTFHTGGVAGVEDITGGFGRLIELIDAYDSPWGRPAVISKHNGIVTGITIAKDKDGKDTDILLITVAYRNGDETVRETYNAKVSQKLRVSVGDKVIPGQKLVEGPIVLTELLETVDTRAVQNYLLKEVQRLYRLQGISISDKYIEIIIRQMLSKVMITDPGDSNFFTGSLIDTFVYQRENGRLISQGKKPAYGEVKIRGAKQTPLLSDSFLAAASYQETAKILVNSSISQRVDNLEGLKENIILGHKIPAGTNINYEAKGKYDIRDPRTYFKGKYDPTNEDFDNISIDEDFEELEGLNGYNLIDGDEYTISLDEIYDNNPDEDNDYNDDY, from the coding sequence ATAATGAATAATTTTGAAGAATCTAAAAAAATAGAAAAAATCATTCTAAGTCTTGCAACAGATGAAGATGTTTTAGAATGATCAAATGGTGAAGTTACTAAACCTGAAACAATTAACTATAAATCATATAAACCTGAAAGAGATGGTCTTTTTGATGAATTAATTTTTGGTCCAACTACAGATTATAAATGTCCTATCTGTAATACAAAATATAAAAGAAGTGATGAAAATAGTGTTTGTTCAAAAACAACTGCTTGTGAAAAATATAAACCAAAAATACTTCCAAAAATTACTCGTAGAAGTAGAATGGGGCACATTCATTTACACAACCCTGTTGTGCACTTCTGATTCTTTAAAATTGATCACTCAATCATTTCTAAATTATTAGGACTTAAAGTTAGTGATACTAATAAAATTGTTACTAAGGCTGATTTAGAAAAATTAATTTACTATAAATCACACATTGTTCTTGAAGATGGTGGGCTTAAAGCTCTTAAGAAAAATACCATTATTGACATTAACGAAGCTGCAAGTATTTACGAATCTGTTCTTCACGAAATGCTTGATATGTATCCAAAAGATTCTGAAGAATATGAAGACATAGCACTAGCTCTAAGTGAATTACGCCAATATGCAGCATCACAAATGGGTAAAGATTACGGTATTGACTTCTATGAATATAACGATATTATTCATGAATATTCAAATGCTAAAATAGGTACTGGTTCTCAAGCTATTGAATATCTTTTAACTCACATTGATTTAGAAGAAGAAGCAAAAAAAGTTACTGAAGAAATCGAATTAATTAATAATAGTATCCCTGTTGGCGAAACTTTAACAGGAACAAAGGTTCAAGAAAGAACTAAACTATATAAAAGACTTACAATTATTAATTCATTTATTAAATCTGGTCAAAAATTAACAAGTATGTTAATTTACAATCTTCCTGTTATTCCTGCTGATCTTCGTCCTCTTGTTCAACTTGATGGCGGACGTCACTCAACTAGCGATATTAACGAGTTATATCGTCGTATCATTATTAGAAATAATCGTTTAGAAAAATGAAATGCATCTGATGCACCTATGTTAATCAAACAAAACGAATACCGTATGATTCAAGAAGCGGTTGATGCTTTGATTGACAACGCTAGAAAAAAACCTAGTCCTGTTGTATCAAAAGATTCAAGACCTCTTAAATCTATTAGTGATGCTATTACAGGTAAAAAAGGTCGCTTCCGTCAAAACTTGCTTGGAAAACGTGTAGATTACTCAGGACGTAGTGTTATTGTTGTTGGTCCTACATTAAAAATGCACCAAGTTGGTATTCCACGTGAAATGGCTGCAAAATTATTTGAGCCATGAGTTATTAAAGAAATTATTAAATCTAATGAAGGAATTAACTCAATTAAAGCTGCTAAAAAGAAAGTTGAATCTCTTGATCCTATGATTTGACCTTATGTTGAGAGAGCAATCGAAGGTAGACCAGTACTATTAAACCGTGCTCCTACACTTCACCGTCTTTCAATTCAAGCTTTTGAACCAGTTCTAATTAGAGGGAAAGCAATTAGATTACACCCATTAGTAACTACAGCTTTTAACGCTGACTTCGATGGGGATCAAATGGCTGTTCACGTTCCTATCTCTGACGAAGCGGTACGTGAAGCTAGAGAATTAATGCTAGCCTCAAAAAATATTCTTGGTCCTAAAGATGGAGAACCGATAATTAACCCATCTCAAGATATTATTCTTGGTTTATATTACTTAACTCTTGAAAAAGAAAACGCAAAAGGTGAAGCAACATATTATTCTTCAATGAGCGATATGCTTAATGCTTATGAAAGAGGATACATTACCCTTCACACTAGAGTTGTTTTACCTATAAAAGAAGTTAATAAAGACCAATTACAACTAGATCCAAACAAAAAATATGTAATTTCAACACCTGGGAAATTCATTCTTAACAATGCCTTTCCATCAGATTTTGAATTTGTTTTTGGTAAAAGAGTAACAAAAAAAGTTACAACAGACTCAAATGGTGATGTTAAAGTTAGTGAGAGTGAAAAAATTCATACAAGTTTAAATAATGTTGATGAATATACTCTTCCATATGAAGTAAACTTTAGTGAATATATTAAAAATTTACCAACAAACACCGCTTTATCTAAAAAAGATATTGTAAAAATCGTTCGTAAAGTTTATGAAAAATATGTTGCAGTTGTTACAATGGAAGATATTGCAAGTGTAATAAATGAAGTTAATAGAGAAAATTACAAAGATTTATTTACTAAATGTGCTGAATTAAAAGATTATAAAAATGAACCAATCAATCAAGTACATGCAAACACAATTGCTAAATTAATCAAAAAACATTTTGCAGAAATAGATGCTATTTCAACTAGAAAGAATAAAGGTCTACAAAAAGAGTGAACGGTATCAAATTACACTGAATTACTTGAAAAAGTATGATTTGACTATACCAACAAAGTAGCTAAAATTCTAGATAAGATTAAAGATTTAGGATTCCATTACTCAACTAAATCAGGTACAACTATTTCAATGAATGACGTTACAACTGTTCCATCTACTAAAGAAAAAATCAAAGATGGTGAAGCTTATGCAAACAAACTAAAAGAATACTTTGAAAAAGGATATTTAACTGATGATGAACGTTACATATTAACAATTCAAAAATGATCTGAAGTTAAAGAAAGTATTGAAGCCGACTTAAAAGTTGTTACTAAATCTGATATGAATAACCCATTATTTACAATGTTCCTTTCTGGAGCTCGTGGAAATATCTCTAACTTTGTTCAACTTGCTGGTATGCGTGGACTTATGACAAACAATACAAAAATTCTTAAAGCCGATGCTGCTAATGATCGTGTTGTTCGTAGTATTATTGAGATCCCTGTTAAGTCAAGTTTCCTTGACGGACTTACAGGATATGAGTTCTTTTCATCAACTCACGGGGCTCGTAAAGGACTTACCGATACTGCTCTTAACACAGCTAAATCTGGATATTTAACACGTCGTTTAGTTGACGTTGCTCAAGGTATTGTTGTTAGAGAAGATGATTGTGGTTCTGACTTTGGATTCATAGTTAAAGATATTAAAGATACAAAAACTGATACAGTAATTGAGTCACTTTCAGAAAGAATTGAAGGAAGATTTACAAACCGTGCAATTTATGATGAAAATGGTGAATTAATTGCAGCTGCTAATACATTGATAACACCAGAAATTACAGAAAGAATTATCAATGATGCTAAAGCTACTGAAGTAGAAATCCGTTCTGTACTTTCATGTCATACACGTAATGGAGTATGTAAGAAATGTTTTGGTAAAGATATGGCTACAAACAGAATTGTTAATATTGGTGAAGCTGTTGGAGTTGTTGCCGCTCAAAGTATTGGTGAACCTGGAACACAACTTACCATGCGTACATTCCATACCGGGGGTGTTGCCGGGGTTGAAGATATTACTGGTGGATTTGGTCGTTTAATTGAATTAATCGATGCCTACGATTCACCTTGAGGTAGACCTGCTGTAATTTCAAAACACAATGGTATAGTAACAGGTATTACCATAGCAAAAGACAAAGATGGTAAAGATACTGATATCTTATTAATTACTGTTGCATATAGAAATGGTGATGAAACTGTTAGGGAAACATACAATGCTAAAGTTTCACAAAAACTTAGAGTATCTGTTGGAGATAAAGTTATTCCAGGTCAAAAACTTGTTGAAGGTCCTATTGTATTAACTGAGTTACTTGAAACAGTTGACACAAGAGCGGTTCAAAACTACTTATTAAAAGAAGTCCAAAGACTTTATAGACTTCAAGGTATTTCAATTTCTGATAAATACATTGAAATTATTATTCGTCAAATGCTTTCTAAGGTCATGATAACAGACCCAGGAGATTCAAACTTCTTTACAGGTAGTTTAATAGATACATTTGTATATCAAAGAGAAAATGGTCGTTTAATTTCTCAAGGTAAGAAACCTGCATATGGGGAAGTAAAAATTAGAGGGGCAAAACAAACACCTCTTCTTAGTGATTCGTTCTTAGCAGCTGCCTCATATCAAGAAACTGCAAAAATATTAGTTAATTCTTCGATTTCTCAAAGAGTTGACAATTTAGAAGGTCTTAAAGAAAATATTATTCTTGGTCACAAAATTCCAGCTGGAACTAATATTAATTATGAAGCAAAAGGAAAATATGACATTCGTGATCCAAGAACATACTTTAAAGGAAAATACGATCCAACTAATGAAGACTTTGATAATATAAGTATTGATGAAGATTTTGAAGAATTAGAAGGATTAAATGGTTATAATTTAATTGATGGAGATGAATACACAATTTCTCTTGATGAAATTTATGACAATAATCCAGATGAAGATAATGATTATAATGATGATTATTAA
- a CDS encoding SprT-like domain-containing protein, producing MWYDNLDRLQTIVNLHDVERKTIIYSCSKNNNIVDIYYNEELIKEYNQIKQFKKFVKHYQEKEYYKKFTNEYIVILGKKIYYKYIPQLKIISIRNEYNEVLTCKNEEKIYDVLENFAIEKLLELIKVKILEFGDQELNKYDIFINHKWKSTYGKIWFNKKIEFSKKLCHYDIEAIYSVVYHEIAHFYTPKSNHDEVFYSKLLELFPNYYEINNKLERTIFC from the coding sequence ATGTGATACGATAATTTAGATAGATTACAAACGATAGTAAACTTACATGATGTTGAACGAAAAACAATTATCTATTCATGTAGCAAAAACAATAATATTGTTGATATATATTACAACGAAGAATTAATTAAGGAATATAACCAAATTAAGCAATTCAAAAAATTTGTAAAACACTACCAAGAAAAAGAATATTATAAAAAATTTACTAACGAATATATTGTTATTTTAGGTAAAAAAATTTATTATAAATACATTCCACAATTAAAAATAATCTCAATAAGAAATGAATATAACGAAGTTTTAACTTGTAAAAATGAAGAAAAGATTTATGATGTTTTAGAAAATTTTGCAATCGAAAAACTCTTAGAACTAATTAAAGTGAAAATACTTGAATTTGGTGATCAAGAACTAAATAAATACGATATTTTTATTAATCATAAATGAAAATCAACCTACGGCAAAATTTGATTTAATAAAAAAATAGAATTTAGCAAAAAATTATGTCATTATGATATTGAAGCAATTTATTCTGTTGTGTATCATGAAATCGCACATTTTTATACCCCTAAAAGTAATCATGATGAAGTTTTTTATTCAAAACTACTAGAACTTTTTCCCAATTATTATGAAATTAATAACAAATTGGAGAGAACTATTTTTTGCTAG